Proteins encoded by one window of Monoglobus pectinilyticus:
- the galE gene encoding UDP-glucose 4-epimerase GalE, whose product MSVLVCGGAGYIGSHTVSELLDRGEDVVVADNLQKGHKKAVLGGKLMIGDLRDSDFLDKVFSENTIDSVIQFAADSLVGESVEDPLKYYNNNVVSTLSLLSKMKQYGVDKIVFSSTAATYGEPQNIPIMETDPTIPTNPYGQTKLAVEKALKWCYEAYDIKYTALRYFNAAGAHISGKIGEDHNPETHLIPIILQAALGQRDSITIFGDDYNTEDGTCVRDYIHVTDLADAHILALDKMRADGKSNIYNLGNGNGFSVKEVVDITRKVTGVDIKAELGERRPGDPAILVASSEKAKKELNWKPKYNDLGTIIETAWKWHKENPNGFSE is encoded by the coding sequence ATGTCAGTTTTAGTATGCGGAGGAGCAGGATATATTGGCAGCCATACTGTTTCAGAACTTCTTGATAGAGGCGAGGACGTTGTTGTTGCTGACAATCTTCAAAAAGGTCATAAAAAAGCTGTTTTAGGCGGCAAATTAATGATAGGTGATTTGCGTGACAGCGATTTTTTAGATAAGGTTTTTTCGGAAAATACAATTGATTCAGTCATTCAGTTTGCGGCCGATTCTTTGGTAGGCGAAAGCGTTGAGGACCCGCTTAAATATTATAATAATAATGTTGTGTCAACTTTGAGTCTGCTTAGTAAAATGAAACAGTATGGTGTGGATAAAATTGTATTCTCATCTACTGCTGCAACTTATGGTGAGCCGCAGAATATACCAATTATGGAAACTGACCCAACTATTCCTACTAATCCTTACGGACAAACTAAATTGGCCGTCGAGAAGGCTCTTAAGTGGTGTTATGAAGCATATGATATAAAATACACTGCACTGCGCTATTTTAATGCTGCCGGCGCACATATAAGCGGAAAAATAGGTGAAGACCATAATCCTGAGACGCACTTGATTCCTATTATTCTTCAGGCTGCACTTGGACAAAGAGATAGTATTACAATATTCGGCGATGATTATAATACCGAAGATGGAACCTGTGTACGCGATTATATTCACGTTACTGATTTGGCAGACGCTCATATTCTTGCTCTTGATAAGATGAGAGCCGATGGAAAATCTAATATTTATAATCTTGGAAACGGAAACGGATTTTCTGTAAAAGAAGTTGTAGATATAACTAGAAAGGTTACCGGTGTGGATATAAAGGCTGAACTTGGAGAACGGAGACCGGGTGACCCGGCTATACTGGTTGCTAGTTCTGAAAAAGCAAAAAAAGAACTGAATTGGAAACCGAAGTATAATGATTTAGGTACAATAATCGAAACTGCATGGAAATGGCATAAAGAAAATCCTAACGGTTTCTCTGAATAA
- a CDS encoding prenyltransferase/squalene oxidase repeat-containing protein, whose translation MVNKKNDFNTINLIQTLMKPLFMFIILFIFAHSSVYASDDSQKIEETARYVLSQATIPTISSTSGEWAVIGISHSGLNVPDSYFDSYNARVSNILDEKNGNLGRKYTEYSRIAIALNSIGAPTSNIGEKRFNLFSYINDYDKVILQGINGPIFALTAKVLCGDSDIETAQKYKEFILNHQNSDGSFGLSQNMPDTDITAMAISALSLCNDSQEIDNAINKAFLYLSSIQKNDGSFTANPNESEGNSESISQVIIAMKRYGLSPHDSFFTKNGYTPYDALDSYRISGGGYLHLKSDADANQIASEQALLALTEVQKPANMLIYDRIWFDANVKYLESITK comes from the coding sequence ATGGTTAATAAAAAAAATGATTTTAATACAATAAATTTGATACAAACACTGATGAAACCTCTGTTTATGTTTATCATACTATTTATATTTGCACACTCATCCGTTTATGCTTCAGATGATAGTCAAAAAATTGAGGAGACAGCAAGATATGTTCTTTCTCAAGCGACTATACCAACAATATCATCTACATCTGGTGAATGGGCTGTTATTGGAATATCACATTCAGGTCTGAATGTCCCCGATTCATACTTTGACAGTTATAATGCCAGAGTCTCAAATATTTTGGATGAAAAAAACGGAAATTTAGGACGAAAATATACCGAATATTCCAGAATAGCCATTGCGTTAAATTCAATTGGAGCTCCAACCAGCAATATTGGTGAAAAACGATTTAATTTATTTTCATATATTAATGATTATGATAAAGTAATTCTACAAGGTATAAACGGACCTATATTTGCTCTCACCGCTAAGGTATTATGCGGCGACAGCGATATAGAAACAGCTCAAAAATACAAAGAATTTATTTTAAATCATCAAAATTCTGACGGTTCTTTCGGTCTTTCTCAAAATATGCCTGACACTGATATTACGGCAATGGCAATCAGTGCATTGTCTCTGTGTAACGATAGTCAAGAAATAGACAATGCTATCAACAAAGCTTTCTTGTATTTGTCTTCAATACAGAAAAATGACGGCAGTTTTACTGCAAATCCTAATGAGTCAGAAGGAAACAGCGAAAGTATCTCTCAAGTTATAATAGCTATGAAAAGATATGGACTTTCGCCTCATGACAGTTTTTTTACAAAAAATGGATATACACCATATGACGCACTTGATAGTTATAGAATAAGCGGAGGCGGATATCTTCATTTAAAAAGTGATGCCGACGCAAATCAAATTGCCAGCGAACAGGCACTTCTCGCATTGACTGAGGTGCAAAAGCCAGCTAATATGTTAATCTATGACCGAATATGGTTTGACGCTAATGTAAAATATTTAGAGAGTATTACAAAATAA
- a CDS encoding ECF transporter S component has protein sequence MELFSVKDLNFSYTNNRNNFALKDVSFKINSGEFITLCGKSGCGKTSLLRQLKTTLSPSGFRSGSIKYCGNELEKTDSWVQASEIGFVMQKAESQIVTDKVWHEMAFGLESLGYDTDEIRLRVSEMASFFGLQSWFYKDTNTLSGGQKQLLSLASVMVLEPKILILDEPTAQLDPISAGDFMQMLLKINCEFGTAILVSAHNLEEVVPISDRIIVMENGRIIADNEPRSVILNLRNTQNEMFSAMPSPAQIYASVDRGCNCPLTVREGRDWISTYVQGKEIKPVPVKKIGYKESETVLKAKNIWFRYEKRDNDILKNISLSLHSGEWQSLVGSTGVGKTTFLSILSGTKSPYRGNVDTMGNRVCLLPQDPTTIFEKDTVMADLVQDISQKDESYLQNIINLCDLSELLYMHPYDLSGGEQQRAALAKVLLKRPRILLLDEPTKGLDALFKKKLAGILLNLKIRGISIIMVSHDIEFCAQYSDNCAFLFDGEIISKDEPRAFFSGNNFYTTSANRIARHIIPNAITTDDVIYAIGGSPVITKSSPKHNSRDSALPPLLTPVKTNIITDKGSKGSVFFSVLSLLLIPLCIFLGMKFIHERPYYYISIAIILLSIIPFIVMFEGRKPQARELVTIAVLCTIGVIGKIAFYMIPQFKPTVAIIIISAMALGSQRGFLIGVITAFVSNIFLGQGPWTPWQMFACGLIGFISGFMYKKEALPKTTVPICIFGFLITLLIYGGIMNPAALIMANDTISMSTLAAYYISGIPYDIIHAASTVIFLIVLAKPMLTKLDRVKKKYGLLLKGRNSYN, from the coding sequence ATGGAATTATTTTCGGTCAAAGATTTAAACTTTTCATATACAAATAACAGAAATAATTTCGCCCTGAAAGACGTAAGTTTCAAAATTAACAGCGGTGAATTTATAACTCTGTGCGGTAAATCAGGCTGTGGAAAAACAAGTCTTTTAAGACAGTTAAAAACAACCTTGTCTCCAAGCGGATTTAGATCAGGCAGTATAAAATACTGCGGTAATGAACTTGAAAAAACAGACAGTTGGGTTCAAGCATCGGAAATTGGCTTTGTAATGCAAAAAGCAGAAAGCCAAATAGTTACCGACAAAGTATGGCACGAAATGGCTTTCGGACTTGAAAGTTTGGGGTATGACACAGACGAGATAAGGTTAAGAGTCTCAGAAATGGCAAGTTTCTTTGGTCTGCAATCATGGTTTTATAAAGACACAAACACCCTTTCCGGTGGTCAAAAACAACTGCTTAGTCTTGCGTCAGTAATGGTATTAGAACCAAAAATACTTATCTTAGACGAACCAACAGCCCAGCTTGACCCAATATCTGCGGGTGATTTTATGCAGATGCTGCTTAAAATCAACTGTGAGTTCGGAACAGCTATACTTGTTTCAGCGCATAATCTTGAGGAAGTCGTACCTATTTCTGACAGAATAATTGTCATGGAAAACGGCAGGATAATAGCCGATAACGAACCCCGATCCGTCATACTTAATTTAAGAAACACGCAAAATGAAATGTTCTCCGCTATGCCGTCACCGGCTCAAATTTACGCCAGTGTTGACAGAGGCTGTAACTGCCCTCTTACAGTAAGAGAAGGCAGAGATTGGATAAGCACATATGTACAGGGAAAGGAAATAAAACCTGTACCAGTTAAAAAAATTGGTTACAAAGAATCTGAAACGGTTTTGAAGGCCAAAAATATATGGTTTAGATATGAAAAACGTGATAATGATATTTTAAAAAATATTTCTCTTTCACTGCACAGCGGTGAATGGCAATCGCTTGTTGGAAGCACCGGGGTTGGAAAGACAACGTTTTTGTCTATCTTGTCAGGAACAAAATCCCCATATAGAGGAAATGTTGATACAATGGGCAACAGGGTCTGCCTTCTGCCTCAAGATCCCACAACTATATTCGAAAAAGATACTGTTATGGCTGATTTGGTGCAAGATATAAGTCAAAAAGACGAATCATATCTTCAAAATATTATTAATCTTTGCGACCTTTCTGAATTACTATACATGCACCCATATGATTTATCAGGAGGTGAACAACAGCGCGCAGCTTTAGCCAAAGTATTACTGAAACGTCCTCGCATACTGCTTCTTGATGAGCCGACAAAAGGACTTGACGCTTTATTTAAGAAAAAGTTGGCAGGAATACTCCTGAACTTAAAGATACGAGGAATTTCTATCATTATGGTATCTCATGATATTGAATTTTGCGCCCAATATTCTGATAACTGTGCATTTCTGTTTGACGGAGAAATTATTTCTAAAGATGAACCTCGTGCATTTTTTTCAGGAAACAATTTTTACACAACATCTGCTAACAGAATTGCCAGACATATAATTCCCAATGCTATAACCACCGATGATGTTATATATGCTATAGGAGGTTCGCCTGTCATAACCAAAAGTTCACCCAAACATAATAGTCGTGATTCCGCCCTGCCCCCTCTTCTTACACCGGTGAAAACAAATATAATAACTGACAAAGGATCAAAAGGTTCGGTATTTTTCTCAGTATTATCCTTATTATTAATACCGTTATGTATATTTTTAGGAATGAAATTTATACATGAAAGACCATATTATTATATAAGCATTGCAATTATACTGCTTTCGATAATCCCATTTATTGTTATGTTTGAAGGCCGAAAACCACAGGCGCGTGAACTTGTTACTATAGCAGTACTTTGTACTATAGGTGTTATTGGAAAAATTGCATTCTATATGATTCCTCAGTTTAAGCCAACAGTTGCTATTATAATTATTTCCGCAATGGCTCTTGGTTCTCAGCGAGGCTTTCTGATTGGAGTAATAACCGCCTTCGTATCAAACATATTTTTAGGACAGGGCCCCTGGACGCCATGGCAAATGTTTGCCTGCGGTCTTATTGGTTTCATATCCGGATTTATGTATAAAAAAGAGGCACTGCCAAAAACGACAGTGCCAATATGTATATTTGGATTTTTAATAACTCTGTTAATATATGGCGGGATTATGAATCCCGCGGCTTTAATAATGGCCAATGATACAATATCTATGTCCACTCTTGCCGCTTATTATATATCAGGAATCCCATATGACATTATACATGCGGCTTCAACTGTTATATTTTTAATAGTTTTAGCAAAACCTATGCTTACCAAACTTGATAGAGTTAAGAAAAAATACGGTCTTCTCCTCAAAGGCAGAAATTCATATAACTAA
- a CDS encoding DUF4430 domain-containing protein, whose protein sequence is MKVKKSAKILNISILIILCIILFSGCSTKDISKSNLYDNINNDSYSISSENKSYNKDEGGAVSSHSFNSSKNTDLSEENSNSDTNNQQSNTKIPSEDMSSNSEQNVMPEQNGTSNTSNSPANDNHENLDTSSQNTINNESQTTQQIPDTQNNPSSTENEGSDSSNYCSFIVDCNKAFESTELSQSLRDVLPKDGIIYSGNPKFNQGESVFDLLKRLMKENGIPLEFSSSPAYGSKYIEGINSLHEFDCGELSGWTYFVNGSRPSYGCDKYIIRPGDDIRWYYTCNLGNDI, encoded by the coding sequence ATGAAAGTTAAAAAATCAGCTAAAATTTTAAATATTAGTATTTTAATTATATTGTGTATAATTCTGTTCTCAGGCTGCTCAACTAAAGACATCTCTAAGTCAAATTTATATGATAATATAAATAATGATTCTTATTCAATATCTTCAGAAAATAAAAGTTACAATAAAGATGAGGGGGGTGCTGTAAGCAGTCACAGTTTCAACAGCAGTAAAAATACAGATTTGTCAGAAGAAAATAGTAATTCTGATACAAATAATCAACAAAGCAATACCAAAATTCCCTCCGAAGATATGAGTTCCAATTCTGAACAGAATGTTATGCCCGAACAAAACGGTACATCTAATACTTCAAACTCACCTGCAAATGACAATCATGAAAACCTCGATACATCAAGTCAGAACACCATAAATAATGAAAGCCAAACAACACAACAGATACCTGATACACAAAATAATCCGTCATCAACTGAAAATGAAGGTTCTGATAGCTCTAACTATTGTTCATTTATTGTCGACTGCAATAAAGCTTTTGAATCCACAGAATTATCACAAAGCTTAAGAGATGTGCTTCCTAAGGACGGAATAATATATTCAGGAAATCCGAAATTTAATCAGGGTGAAAGTGTTTTTGACCTGTTAAAACGTCTCATGAAAGAAAATGGTATACCTTTAGAGTTTTCCTCATCTCCTGCTTATGGTTCCAAATATATAGAAGGAATAAACTCATTACACGAATTTGACTGCGGCGAATTATCAGGATGGACATATTTTGTAAACGGCAGCCGCCCAAGTTATGGATGTGATAAATATATAATAAGACCCGGTGATGACATACGCTGGTATTATACATGCAATCTCGGCAATGATATTTGA
- a CDS encoding energy-coupling factor transporter transmembrane component T: protein MKDEFSRFHPTINFIYFAAVITFSTIYMNPILLSISFISGLIYSIYLDGRKSFRFNLLTILPISIFAALVNIAFNHNGMTILCYLPTGNPVTLESIIYGICAAVLLSNIIIWFFCFSRIITSDKFIYLFGKIIPSLSLVLSMIIRFIPLFKHQYQAVSTAQKTLTYNNKNNKITSKIKHSLNIFSIMLTWSLENSIITADSMNSRGYGLKGRTAFSNYKFYFRDGIALIILAALIITLIFLTHGGYANITFYPFYELNITGIGIVGYIIYAVLCILPMIINITEDMKWNYFRSKI from the coding sequence ATGAAAGATGAATTCTCACGTTTTCACCCAACAATAAATTTTATATACTTTGCAGCAGTAATAACATTTTCAACTATCTATATGAATCCAATACTACTTTCAATATCATTCATTTCAGGACTTATATACTCAATCTATTTAGACGGACGCAAATCATTTCGTTTTAATTTGCTTACTATTTTACCAATTTCTATATTTGCCGCCTTAGTAAATATTGCATTCAATCATAATGGAATGACAATATTATGCTATCTTCCAACAGGAAATCCTGTAACGTTGGAATCTATAATTTATGGAATATGCGCTGCTGTACTTTTATCAAATATAATTATTTGGTTTTTTTGTTTTAGCCGGATTATAACATCAGATAAATTTATCTATCTTTTTGGAAAAATAATCCCCTCACTTTCTCTGGTATTATCTATGATTATAAGGTTTATCCCTCTTTTTAAACACCAGTATCAAGCAGTGTCAACGGCTCAAAAAACATTGACATACAACAATAAAAACAATAAAATTACATCAAAAATAAAACATTCTCTCAATATATTTTCAATAATGCTGACATGGTCATTAGAAAATTCTATTATTACAGCCGATTCAATGAATTCTAGAGGATATGGTTTGAAGGGCAGAACGGCATTTTCAAACTATAAATTTTATTTTAGAGACGGTATAGCGCTGATAATATTGGCAGCGCTTATTATAACATTAATTTTTCTAACACATGGAGGATATGCTAATATTACATTCTACCCTTTCTATGAATTAAATATTACCGGAATTGGAATAGTGGGTTATATTATTTATGCAGTTTTATGTATTTTACCAATGATTATTAACATAACGGAGGACATGAAATGGAATTATTTTCGGTCAAAGATTTAA
- a CDS encoding DUF896 domain-containing protein: MEQKKIKRINELAKKAKSENGLTQAEEQERAQLRKEYIMDVKYNLRAQLENIEVEYPDGEVIPIRRKKK, encoded by the coding sequence ATGGAGCAAAAGAAAATAAAAAGAATAAATGAGCTGGCAAAAAAAGCAAAAAGTGAAAATGGTCTTACTCAAGCAGAAGAGCAGGAACGTGCTCAGCTAAGAAAAGAATATATAATGGATGTTAAATATAATCTCAGAGCCCAGCTGGAAAATATTGAAGTTGAATATCCGGATGGAGAAGTGATTCCAATAAGGAGAAAGAAAAAGTAA
- a CDS encoding GtrA family protein produces the protein MINKLKELYKKYEEVILYLFFGVLTTIISVGLYWLLGVMFDYIAATSGNSGLTLQNNGFINSSCVVFKNIIAILFAYITNRIFVFKSKISGFKAITLEMLSFFAARLATMVFEVIFMFVTVNVFALQPLLMNIIAQFVIVVLNYVFSKLWIFKKEDSAEKTK, from the coding sequence ATGATTAATAAACTTAAAGAACTCTATAAAAAATATGAGGAAGTTATTCTATATTTATTTTTCGGAGTTTTAACAACTATTATTTCAGTTGGTCTCTACTGGCTTCTTGGGGTAATGTTTGACTATATTGCCGCAACATCAGGCAACAGCGGATTAACTCTTCAAAATAACGGTTTTATCAACTCTTCATGCGTTGTATTTAAAAATATTATAGCAATTTTGTTTGCATATATAACAAACAGAATATTTGTTTTTAAAAGTAAAATCTCCGGGTTTAAAGCTATAACTTTAGAAATGCTCAGTTTTTTTGCAGCAAGGTTGGCAACTATGGTATTTGAGGTTATTTTTATGTTTGTAACAGTAAATGTATTTGCTCTTCAACCATTATTAATGAACATAATTGCACAGTTTGTTATAGTAGTTCTTAACTATGTTTTCAGCAAACTTTGGATATTCAAAAAGGAAGACTCTGCAGAAAAAACTAAATAG
- a CDS encoding S-layer homology domain-containing protein yields the protein MKNLDYQQQNFVRRLISVFLAVIICVSVMSGAVFASGNQEKTVTISLSGDEFYFAPETLTVSSDLAYQYGYENEDDGQVSILDALIAVHKILLSDGFTVNTAKDYLDINSGFITKILGVDASASSFFVNGVQPNDGVINPLYGSYTGYTADKSYLKDNDDVRIFLYQDKSFWSDVFSWFDKTNVTAAPNQEVNLNLSGYVSFFGCYPQETIEANTEAISDIKILSGTDKYDLKDTGIVTDNNGNFTLSFETPGKYFISAESYSDDFTYIVLPWCEVTVEEENAETASPSPTEAPVVVSASPLPTDVPYEETFTPAPTETSNIESASPLPTSSSVPDTVINKEIKLLMSNISSLYTETTEAWSIFDMVCGGYSSKLKNKSEAKQLIIDDAFTSQSIGTLAKDGFALKSIGTDIKKLKSSDGEVFDLIDKISSYNISDITYITDAVFAMLLYDSGDYTVNGNLTREALIEYILTSRNSDGVWGYTWEGMNYPDYDSSAMVLNALSKYYLANSAESVGIDTKTHSQIKTAVDKIVNILSEKQLSSGSLGSSNTDAMVITGLSSLGINSLNDSRFIKNGNSLISGLLSYTLEDNSGFGYIDNSELNKLATEQGFRALISYVGLDSYGAYNIYDIKPIKNSSSSGSSSGNSGGSTGGGTTSITVTVSVIGDTAHGDGKHTGSYPTWIFPVKKTVSSNDTALSVIMTVLSENGYTAKGLDSGYISSITSPSGITIGEYTNGKNSGWLYTVNEKSPSVGMDSYKLKNGDAVKLYYTDDYTLENESSAGSNGSGISSEPGIISSPDITASPEATPDKPTEESFIYSDVSKDYWAYRYIKVLSEKKILLGDNDGAFRPEAPMTRAEFVSVLSRIWNAENNIQSDEGDSLIFNDVNKSDWYFDNVNWASANGLINGFENGEFRPNNFITREDICVILDRFYEMLYGKSLGTESEMNLADEFSDYIEIDGYAKNSVKHLKEAGIINGMEGRRFAPKENAARSEVSKMTALCFFKDEFNN from the coding sequence ATGAAAAATCTAGACTATCAACAACAAAATTTTGTACGCCGGCTTATTTCAGTTTTTCTTGCTGTTATAATCTGTGTATCTGTTATGAGCGGTGCAGTTTTTGCATCGGGAAATCAGGAAAAGACGGTTACTATTTCACTTTCCGGTGATGAATTTTATTTTGCTCCGGAAACTCTCACAGTTTCATCTGATTTAGCGTATCAATACGGTTATGAAAATGAAGACGACGGTCAAGTAAGCATTTTGGATGCTTTGATCGCTGTTCACAAAATATTGCTGTCTGATGGGTTTACTGTAAATACCGCAAAAGATTATTTAGATATTAACAGCGGGTTTATTACCAAAATCTTAGGCGTGGATGCTTCGGCGTCATCTTTTTTTGTGAATGGCGTCCAGCCGAATGATGGTGTTATAAATCCTTTGTATGGTTCATATACTGGCTATACTGCTGATAAGTCATATTTGAAAGACAATGATGATGTCAGAATATTTTTGTATCAGGACAAGTCATTTTGGAGTGACGTATTCTCATGGTTTGATAAAACTAATGTAACTGCTGCTCCTAATCAGGAAGTTAATTTGAATCTCAGTGGGTATGTTTCATTCTTTGGTTGTTATCCGCAGGAAACTATTGAAGCAAATACAGAGGCGATATCGGATATAAAAATATTATCAGGTACTGATAAATATGACTTAAAGGACACCGGAATAGTAACAGATAATAATGGAAACTTTACATTATCTTTTGAAACTCCGGGAAAATATTTTATTTCTGCAGAGAGTTATTCTGATGATTTTACATATATTGTTTTGCCGTGGTGTGAGGTAACCGTAGAGGAAGAAAATGCCGAAACGGCTTCGCCGTCTCCAACTGAAGCACCAGTTGTTGTAAGCGCATCTCCGTTACCGACGGATGTACCTTATGAAGAAACTTTTACCCCTGCCCCAACAGAAACTTCAAATATTGAAAGCGCGTCACCACTTCCGACTTCATCGTCAGTTCCTGATACTGTTATAAATAAAGAAATAAAGCTTTTGATGAGTAACATATCATCTTTATATACTGAAACAACAGAAGCTTGGTCTATATTTGATATGGTTTGCGGAGGTTATTCTTCGAAACTTAAAAACAAGTCTGAAGCTAAGCAATTGATTATAGATGACGCTTTTACTTCTCAATCCATTGGAACATTAGCAAAGGATGGCTTTGCATTAAAGTCTATAGGCACAGATATAAAAAAACTTAAGAGTTCAGATGGTGAAGTATTTGATTTAATAGATAAAATATCAAGCTATAATATTTCTGATATTACATATATAACTGATGCGGTTTTTGCAATGCTTCTATATGATTCAGGAGACTACACTGTTAACGGAAATCTAACCCGTGAGGCTTTAATAGAATATATACTTACGAGCAGAAATTCTGATGGTGTGTGGGGATATACCTGGGAAGGCATGAATTATCCGGATTATGATTCTTCAGCTATGGTATTAAATGCACTTTCTAAGTATTATTTAGCAAATTCAGCAGAAAGTGTAGGAATAGATACAAAGACACATAGTCAAATAAAGACGGCTGTAGACAAAATAGTAAATATATTATCTGAAAAACAATTATCAAGCGGAAGTTTAGGTTCATCAAATACTGATGCTATGGTAATAACTGGATTATCTTCTTTGGGAATTAATTCATTAAATGATTCTAGATTTATAAAAAATGGTAACAGCTTGATTTCGGGATTGCTTTCATATACTCTGGAGGATAACAGCGGATTTGGATATATAGATAATTCAGAATTAAATAAGTTAGCAACTGAACAGGGATTTAGAGCACTGATATCATATGTTGGCTTAGATAGTTATGGAGCATATAATATCTATGATATAAAACCGATTAAAAACTCGTCAAGTTCCGGCAGTAGTTCCGGGAACAGCGGAGGCAGTACAGGGGGCGGAACGACATCTATTACGGTAACAGTATCAGTTATTGGTGATACTGCTCATGGAGATGGAAAGCATACCGGTTCATATCCTACATGGATATTTCCTGTCAAAAAGACTGTTTCTTCAAACGATACAGCTTTAAGCGTCATTATGACAGTTCTAAGTGAGAATGGTTATACTGCAAAGGGATTGGACTCTGGGTATATTTCTTCAATAACTTCGCCAAGCGGCATAACAATCGGAGAATATACTAATGGTAAAAACAGTGGTTGGTTATATACTGTAAATGAGAAAAGCCCAAGTGTTGGAATGGATTCTTATAAACTTAAAAATGGTGATGCTGTAAAGTTATATTATACTGATGACTATACTTTGGAAAATGAGAGCAGCGCAGGTTCAAATGGTTCAGGGATAAGTTCTGAGCCTGGGATTATCAGTTCACCGGATATAACAGCTAGTCCTGAAGCAACACCGGATAAGCCGACAGAAGAGAGTTTTATTTATTCTGACGTTTCAAAAGATTATTGGGCATATAGGTATATAAAAGTTTTATCAGAGAAAAAAATATTGCTTGGTGATAACGATGGCGCTTTTAGGCCAGAAGCTCCAATGACAAGAGCAGAATTTGTGTCTGTGCTTTCAAGAATTTGGAATGCAGAAAACAATATTCAATCGGATGAGGGCGACTCATTGATATTCAATGATGTCAATAAAAGTGACTGGTATTTTGATAATGTTAATTGGGCTTCGGCAAATGGTCTAATAAATGGTTTTGAAAATGGAGAATTTAGACCGAATAATTTTATAACTCGTGAAGATATCTGTGTAATCCTAGACAGATTTTATGAAATGTTATATGGTAAATCTTTAGGAACAGAATCTGAAATGAATTTGGCAGATGAATTTAGTGATTATATTGAGATAGACGGATATGCGAAAAATAGCGTTAAACATCTTAAAGAGGCTGGGATTATAAATGGTATGGAAGGTAGACGGTTTGCCCCAAAAGAAAATGCAGCCAGATCAGAAGTTTCCAAAATGACTGCATTATGTTTCTTTAAAGATGAGTTTAATAATTAG
- a CDS encoding metal-dependent transcriptional regulator, with protein MKIMESAENYLETILVLSNKGDKVRSIDIVTETGYTKPSISRAVKSLKESGYISVDVHGYIDLLPSGRAIAEKIYERHRFLSKYLMKIGVSEETALTDACRIEHVISEESFDKLKEFVRTLEQNS; from the coding sequence ATGAAAATAATGGAGTCGGCTGAAAATTATCTTGAAACTATATTGGTGTTATCAAATAAAGGAGATAAAGTTCGGTCTATTGACATAGTTACTGAGACCGGATATACTAAGCCAAGTATAAGCCGTGCTGTCAAATCACTTAAAGAAAGCGGTTATATATCTGTGGACGTTCATGGATATATTGATTTGCTCCCATCAGGCAGGGCAATTGCAGAGAAAATCTATGAACGCCATAGATTTTTGAGCAAGTATTTGATGAAGATTGGAGTATCTGAAGAAACCGCTCTTACTGATGCATGCAGGATTGAACATGTCATCAGTGAAGAAAGTTTTGATAAGCTGAAAGAGTTTGTCAGAACTTTAGAACAAAATTCTTAG